The region TGTAGTTGGAACGGAAGAACTGGCCCATGTGGCGCAAAGAGTAGtctggggggaagggaaggcaggcATGAGGCCTGGCTCTCGGGTGGCCCCACACCTCTGCACTCTACCCATACCCAGGTCATGCACACAGATATGCCAACACTCAGGAATGCCACTGCTACCGGCCTGAGCCTGTGAGGACACTGGACGCTCCTCTTGGCCCAGGCACCAGCTTGCCTCTCTGACAAGTGGTCACTGTACCCACAGAATGGGGGCACTTTCCTCCACAGCTCCCGGGAGCCCCCACAGCCACTGGCGTGCTTCCCCCGCCCAGGCCTGGATGCATTTCCCCTgcttcattcagcaaacacttactgagcacctactgtgtaccaggccctgttctagacTCTGGAGACACAGCAGTGAATGGAACAGACAAAACTCCCTTGCCCTCAGGAAGCTGGAGACGGGGACAGAAAagaacaccaccaaaaaaaaaaaaaaaaaaagaaagaaaaagaaagaaagagaaagagatcatACAGCTATGACTACAACTCTGGGAATTCAAATCAGGTGATGTGATGGACAGTGGGTAGCCAGAGATGGCATCTCATGCTATTGTAGTTGCTTAGCTATCTATGTCTTCCCtgccagaagaaaggaaattaacctctctctcctctgcttccccaTCTGGACCATGGGGATAATAACACTTTCATAGCTCAGGATGCTTGTGTAGGTTACTCTATGCAGGCTCCTTGTCAAAGGAATTGTAACCTGTAAGTGCTCACAAAAATATGAGCACTGTATTGTCACTGATTGTAGATTGGGAGCACCACGGGGGAAGAGACCCAGGTTCACCGCTGTGTCCCCAGCCCCTGCAGTGTTGACTGGTGGACAAAGAAGTGCgggcacagacacacaccccttcaCACAGGCACATCCCAGCATCCCGGACTCCCCTACACACCTTGGTACACCGACATGGGGGCAGCGCTGACCACTGCCATCCGCTCCACCAGGGATGGGTAGTAGATGGAGAAATTCCAGGCTAGGAGTGCACCCCAGTCATGGGCCACAAGGATGCACTTGGAATAacctgggcggggggggggggggtcagagGAACTAGTGTAAGTGAGATGCCAGGAAGAGGTGAGGCAGGGGTGACAGACaccagggctgggatgggggggCACATCCCCACCCAGGCCCAGAATGACATCCTGGATGTCTGCCATCAGCAGGTCGATGGTGTAACAGTCCACATCCCTTGGTGCATCAGAGGAACCGTATCCCCGCAGGTCCACAGCCACCACATGGAAGCGGCTCTGGAACTCCCGGAGCTGGTAGCGCCAGGAGAACCTGTCAAGCGGTCCAGGGAGGGAGGTTGAGTCAGGGTCCCCAGAATACACCTCTGCCCTACGCCCAGCAGGGGCCCTGGGCCACCCCACCTTCCTGCCCTGAACTTCCCAGAAGGGAACCGCAGCAGGTGGGCTGCGCCATGGATCCAGGGCAGCCTCAACATGGATACTTCTTCATCCCATCCCTTCAGGGCCTCCTGTCCCCATCTGTCTTCATGTAGACCCCTGTCCCCGAGTGCCCTATCTAGACCCTATATACTTTGCACCCCCAGTCTGCCCAGCCCTTGTCCCTGCCTCCTTGGTGCCCTGGTGGTCCGGGCTTCACCTCCCCCTAGCCCTGTGGGTCCCTGGCCTCTGGGCCTCAGACATACCAGTTCTCCGGGAAGCCATGCAGAAACAGCATGAGGGGCCCGTTGCCCTGTCCAGCGGAGACATAGTGCAGACGCAGGCCCGAACTCTGGGGGAAGGCACAGTCTAAGACTTGGGAATCTCCTCTTCCCCGGGCTTGAACACCCCTCTTCCGCCAGGCCACGTGCACACCAAGACTTGTATTCAACCGTTTGCCACCCCCGCACCGTCCCCACAACAGGCTCTTCGATCCTCGAAACCCCGGCGGCGCCCCCGCATGCTCACCCTGAGAGTCAGGAAGCAGTGCTCGCCCAGCGTGGGGTCGCTCAAGCAGGCGGGTGGGGTACGCCGGGGGCGCCCGCAGCAGCCGCGTCGGGGCCGGCACAGCACGTGCGTGAGGGCGATGCAGCCATAGACAGCTGCGGCCACCAGCGCCGCCGAGAACACGAGGCTCCACATGAAGGCACGAAGCAGCTTCAGAGTGAGGCGCGACGGCGCCAGCAGCGCCGTCACCACCAGCTCGGGCATGTCGTCGCGTCCTGGGACGACCGCGATGCCGTCTGGGGTGTATGGGCGGGGGACGCGGGCAGCAGCAGCGAGGCGGGATCCGGGCTGGGGACCCCGCCGCCTTTGGTCTGGGGCTCCCCGGTGCTGTCGGGGTTTGAGGAACACACCGAGAGAAGAGGCGGGCGGCTCAGACCGAAACCGCCACCGCGAACGACTCACCTAAGGGCTAGGTAAACACCCAGGCGCGACAGTGACAGGGAGCAAGGCTTGAGGTGCGGGGGTGGAGCCTGCGAGGACCAGGCTCGTGTGGTTGGGGTGGAGCCTTGGGGAGAAGGGATGCTAGGGGCTAGAGCTGTGGGCGGGACCTAGAAAGGCTTGGGCGGGACTTAAGAAAGGGACGGGGCCTAGTAGGACTCCCGAgttgggtgtgtgggtggggtctAAAGTCTAGAGGGAGCTCAGGTCCTGCAAGAACGGGAGACAGGAGGTGCAGTGGGTGAAATGGGCGGAGCCTAGAGCAAAGGGGCGGGGCAATGCAGGGTAGGTGCGGCCTACCAGCTGGAAAGGTGGGCCCAACTAGGCCTAGGAGCGAGGTATGGGTTAGGGGCGTGGCTTACGAGGGTGGGAATGAGGGTGGAGCCTAGAGAAGGCGGGCCTAACGTTGGGCGAAGAAGGCCCGAGGCTGGGCCTGGATGACTTCGGTGCGAGAGCTGGGCCATTGAGCCGCCAGTCGGCCTGGGTACGGGCCAATGAGACGGAGGGGCGGAGTCAGAACTAATATGGCGGGTCAGGTGGGCCCGGAAGCGGAAGGGGGGGACAGGCAGTGCCGTGCCTGGGGTTAGGAGGGAGGCGCGGGCGGTCGCCGCGGCCCAAGGAAGCCTCGGGAGCCCCTGTCGCCAGCCCCCCTCTGGTGGCTCCCCGCCCTGGAGCGCGCGACCCTCCCCTCGGTCTGGCTCCGAGAGACCTGGCACCACCTTCACCAAGCCCTGGTTCCAACGGTGGTCCAGCTGCCTCTACCCCACGCTGGCCTCCAGTTGGTCCAGCGGACGCGTCGGCCCGCCCCTGCACAGCTGTGATTGGACAATGGCGGTCATTGATGTGCAGACGACAGGTCCCGCCCGGGACCCAATCCGCAGTTGGTGAGGTCGAGGATCAGCCAATGGCGACCAAAGAAGGCGGGGAGACCAACTCCTAGAGGGCAGGGCCCGCCCCGGCCGCCGGAGAACGGGGCTGGTCGCATCACTGGGGCTCTGGGC is a window of Globicephala melas chromosome 3, mGloMel1.2, whole genome shotgun sequence DNA encoding:
- the EPHX3 gene encoding epoxide hydrolase 3 codes for the protein MPELVVTALLAPSRLTLKLLRAFMWSLVFSAALVAAAVYGCIALTHVLCRPRRGCCGRPRRTPPACLSDPTLGEHCFLTLRSSGLRLHYVSAGQGNGPLMLFLHGFPENWFSWRYQLREFQSRFHVVAVDLRGYGSSDAPRDVDCYTIDLLMADIQDVILGLGYSKCILVAHDWGALLAWNFSIYYPSLVERMAVVSAAPMSVYQDYSLRHMGQFFRSNYIFLFQLPWLPEKLLSMSDFQILKTTLTHHKRGIPHLTPNELEAFLYGFSQPGGLTGPLNYYRNLFRTFPLEPQELATPTLLLWGEKDPYFEQGLVGAISSRFVPGRLEAHILPGMGHWIPQSNPEEMHQYMWPFLQDLLD